The following coding sequences are from one Anopheles bellator chromosome X, idAnoBellAS_SP24_06.2, whole genome shotgun sequence window:
- the LOC131213263 gene encoding transmembrane protein 94, protein MVKEVDRCCATDDRTRGAWPAGSAVESDINEEQEYRGLSTPIALQRLHDDIETVLAAYEERYVRLSCWEKFGSTFVGTSTSPLGWFPAVATVLCVLSLTATGHWWSAGLLGALLLLTVVTVVRENNLRKTEIYRKVRTVLAELQLGVELCADWTPNNYPHLCSPLSPCVTLQWTYRDGRIVNLPWALLVRGDHIVMRPGQVAPGSCTELGPAARRFRCGETYGLQQPTEPPTKPIARSPLPDLNCVIEVTPYLDTLRTSLDCFLNRPKTIINQQRELLITRCMQQWGFCVILLVTVVCGVLRCVGLYFCGKLATDWMNVLLLNPTAAVLPILPLAFPLLWVSINLWGVARLETLLAIPQAVMRAQAQKSFQEDLDTPTGDLDHVQLPRRAVLYYWWQLYQGRSQLLGRSANVVQVLGTITALCCVDKKGILSWPNPTAEKVFFLRNVKDSDQNSDPSDQSSLNSQCCQEHYHPLSHILELSSQKEPAGALAEVLDLTHDQHSPFRLEFDDHDFKNHLTSLKPLGIAILVNTCCPLTQAHYAKFCGHVTAVAMLDKDLVPVTNRYAIVESSLNCFMHGRCLCELAKQIGFSPQARDIFQLEGQISSYRHLQPDVVRRDIRFARSLQLTTKVKVPFPHSLSVVMREINNGSLQLLTQGTADIVLDCCDDYWDGHDLQPLTEKERKRAQDFYQRSALTAYCTAFAYRPLRHGISGALSGGPHGNVAYLELPPETKNRRDLYQRERRTELGETLADRGGSCGVANGACGAPAVNVCNGPVADGPAMFSGAPLAHHSISTDTLLFTDARDDDISDVEGCYRMQCHQVFIGMVTMQYQAQTDIVQLIERLERACIRFVHFSKENELRSRVFSEKMGLESGWNCHISLLSDGDTRASSPAKQGYGSNGAGGHDPKMQLLLPPMATYATNGHATLETSRVLSSSAPGAISNPDSSSLAGAVGGAFGGMARGAGRRVSRTNSERGSRETISLRRPSTDSAMGGGEPSATDGHCRSLSCLSESTEQSAPINFDMSNRAKLPRGIENIRPHLESVDNVPLLVSLFTDCSAEATREMLKIMQQYGEIVVCLGSSASNSNSEIFLQGDCSIAIEPLYPQVCQEFPAYSEANIYSNRTRTAVPPTQRTRFGSPLPDPCTTVSPIYLSRILNAIPCSIATCRDDPISIVAVIELSRRFMAGLWSCVQYWACCGVSLAIMNTVTALLSLPPMIVPLHALYLMCVAVPLVALTLLRVEPDPALMKRATGKKQRTLHSRLVLFVLWCYGIKFALAVIFLVLAYCTFLSHPIALFAGEASGGAGSGAAHGGTTVHKIRSEAQQALEPELAGDLHIARSFILLGTVLHFVTISASFVHRDYNCFKRSPLTNLCWVSVVALLLLVHLALLVVQLCTDDYLWQQMERVWPVAVYILLMAVVTFFASEFFKWEEIKVNNRYIRRARLDFGTKLGMNSPF, encoded by the exons taTGCGTACTGTCGCTaactgccaccggccactggtGGTCGGCAGGTCTGCTGGGGgctctgctgttgctgaccGTGGTCACCGTCGTTCGGGAGAACAATCTTCGTAAGACGGAGATCTACCGGAAGGTGCGCACGGTTCTAGCCGAACTGCAGCTCGGCGTCGAGCTGTGTGCCGACTGGACGCCCAACAACTATCCGCACCTCTGCAGTCCCCTGTCCCCGTGTGTGACCCTCCAGTGGACGTACCGTGACGGGCGCATCGTCAACCTACCGTGGGCGCTGCTGGTCCGTGGCGACCACATCGTGATGCGTCCGGGGCAAGTCGCGCCTGGCAGCTGCACCGAGCTGGGGCCCGCGGCTCGCCGTTTTCGGTGCGGTGAAACGTACGGTCTACAGCAACCTACCGAGCCTCCTACAAAGCCAATCGCCCGTTCGCCGCTGCCCGACCTGAACTGCGTGATCGAAGTCACCCCCTACCTAGACACGCTGCGTACCTCGCTCGACTGCTTCCTGAACCGGCCAAAGACGATCATCAATCAACAGCGCGAGCTACTGATTACGCGCTGCATGCAACAGTGGGGCTTCTGCGTCATCCTGCTGGTAACTGTCGTCTGTGGCGTGCTGCGCTGCGTCGGACTCTACTTCTGTGGCAAGCTGGCCACCGACTGGATGAATGTGCTCCTGCTCAATCCGACTGCCGCCGTTCTACCGATTTTGCCGCTAGCCTTTCCACTACTGTGGGTGTCAATCAACCTGTGGGGTGTGGCGAGGCTTGAGACGCTGCTCGCGATCCCGCAGGCGGTAATGCGGGCCCAGGCGCAAAAGTCCTTCCAGGAGGATCTGGACACACCGACCGGCGACCTCGACCACGTACAGctgccgcgccgcgccgtccTCTACTACTGGTGGCAGCTGTACCAGGGTCGCTCGCAGCTCCTCGGTCGCAGTGCCAACGTGGTGCAGGTGTTGGGAACAATTACG GCGCTTTGCTGTGTCGACAAAAAGGGAATTCTGTCGTGGCCGAACCCGACGGCGGAGAaggttttctttctccgcAACGTCAAGGACAGTGATCAGAATAGCGATCCGTCCGATCAGAGCAGTCTCAACTCACAG TGCTGCCAGGAACACTACCACCCACTTTCCCACATACTCGAGCTG AGCTCACAAAAGGAACCAGCCGGTGCACTCGCCGAGGTACTCGATCTAACGCACGACCAGCACAGTCCGTTCCGGCTCGAATTCGATGATCACGACTTCAAGAACCACTTAACCTCACTGAAACCACTTG GGATTGCCATCCTTGTGAACACGTGCTGCCCGCTGACGCAAGCACACTACGCCAAGTTCTGTGGCCACGTGACGGCGGTCGCGATGCTCGATAAGGACCTGGTCCCGGTCACCAATCGGTATGCGATTGTTGAGTCGAGTTTGAATTGCTTTATGCATGG TCGATGCCTGTGTGAGCTGGCAAAACAAATCGGTTTCTCCCCGCAGGCTCGTGATATTTTCCAGCTTGAAGGGCAGATTTCTAGCTACCGGCATCTG CAACCCGACGTCGTGCGTCGAGACATTCGATTCGCCCGCTCGCTCCAGCTGACGACGAAGGTGAAGGTGCCGTTCCCGCACTCTCTATCGGTGGTGATGCGCGAGATCAACAATGGTTCGCTGCAGCTGCTGACGCAGGGCACGGCGGACATCGTCCTCGACTGCTGCGACGACTACTGGGATGGTCACGATTTGCAGCCACTGACGGAGAAGGAGCGTAAGCGGGCGCAGGATTTCTATCAGCGTTCGGCACTCACCGCGTACTGTACCGCGTTTGCGTACCGGCCCCTGCGTCACGGCATCAGTGGAGCGTTGTCGGGCGGGCCGCACGGTAACGTGGCTTATCTCGAGCTACCGCCGGAGACTAAAAACCGGCGCGACCTGTATCAGCGCGAACGACGCACCGAGCTGGGCGAGACCCTGGCAGACCGGGGCGGTAGTTGCGGCGTAGCTAACGGTGCCTGTGGGGCACCCGCTGTCAATGTGTGCAACGGCCCCGTCGCAGATGGGCCGGCGATGTTCTCCGGCGCCCCGTTGGCGCATCACTCCATTTCGACCGATACGCTGCTGTTTACCGATGCGCGCGACGACGACATCTCCGACGTAGAAGGCTGCTATCGGATGCAGTGCCATCAGGTGTTCATAGGCATGGTGACCATGCAGTACCAGGCGCAGACGGACATCGTGCAGCTAATCGAGCGGCTCGAGCGTGCCTGCATCCGGTTCGTCCACTTTAGCAAAGAGAACGAGTTGCGGTCGCGCGTGTTCTCCGAAAAGATGGGCCTCGAGAGCGGCTGGAACTGTCACATCTCGCTGCTGAGCGACGGTGACACGCGGGCATCGTCGCCGGCCAAACAGGGCTATGGGAGTaatggtgccggtggccacgatcCCAAGATGCAGCTGCTGTTACCGCCGATGGCGACCTACGCCACCAACGGGCACGCGACGCTCGAAACGTCACGGGTGCTGAGCTCTTCGGCTCCCGGTGCCATCTCCAATCCGGATTCCAGCAGTTTGGCGGGCGCCGTGGGGGGCGCGTTCGGTGGCATGGCGCGAGGGGCAGGCAGGCGCGTTTCGCGCACCAACAGCGAGCGCGGCTCGCGCGAAACCATCTCACTGCGGCGCCCCTCGACCGACTCCGCCATGGGTGGTGGGGAGCCGAGCGCTACCGACGGGCACTGCCGGTCGCTGAGCTGCCTGAGCGAGAGCACTGAGCAGAGCGCCCCGATCAATTTCGACATGTCGAACCGGGCGAAGCTACCGCGCGGCATCGAGAACATTCGGCCGCATCTGGAGAGCGTCGACAACGTACCGTTGCTGGTGTCCCTGTTCACCGACTGCTCGGCGGAAGCGACCCGCGAGATGCTCAAAATCATGCAGCAGTACGGCGAGATCGTAGTCTGCCTCGGCTCGTCCGCCTCCAACTCAAACTCGGAGATCTTCCTGCAAGGCGACTgttcgatcgcgatcgaacCGCTGTACCCGCAAGTGTGCCAGGAATTTCCCGCTTACAGCGAGGCGAACATATACAGCAACCGAACGCGCACCGCCGTGCCGCCAACGCAGCGCACCCGCTTCGGAAGCCCGCTGCCCGACCCGTGCACGACCGTGTCACCGATCTACCTGAGCCGCATCCTGAACGCGATCCCGTGCTCGATCGCGACCTGCCGGGACGACCCGATCTCGATTGTAGCGGTGATTGAATTGTCGCGCCGCTTCATGGCTGGCTTGTGGAGCTGCGTGCAGTACTGGGCGTGCTGCGGCGTTTCCCTCGCAATCATGAACACGGTGACGGCACTGCTCTCGCTGCCACCGATGATCGTGCCGCTGCACGCCCTCTACTTGATGTGCGTCGCCGTGCCACTCGTAGCCCTGACGCTGCTGCGCGTCGAACCGGACCCGGCGCTGATGAAGCGGGCCACGGGCAAGAAGCAGCGAACGCTGCACTCGCGCCTCGTGCTGTTCGTGCTCTGGTGCTACGGTATCAAGTTTGCGCTCGCTGTCATTTTCCTCGTGCTCGCCTACTGTACCTTCCTGTCGCACCCGATCGCCCTATTCGCCGGCGAAGCCTCGGGCGGCGCTGGGTCAGGCGCGGCCCACGGCGGCACGACGGTGCACAAGATCCGTAGCGAAGCGCAGCAGGCTCTGGAACCGGAACTCGCCGGCGACCTTCATATCGCCCGCAGCTTCATCCTGCTCGGCACCGTGCTCCACTTCGTCACCATTTCGGCCTCGTTCGTGCATCGCGACTACAACTGCTTCAAGCGTAGCCCACTAACCAACCTGTGCTGGGTGTCGGTGGTCGCTCTGCTGCTACTGGTTCACCTGGCCCTGCTTGTCGTGCAGCTCTGCACCGACGACTACCTCTGGCAGCAGATGGAGCGCGTCTGGCCCGTCGCTGTCTACATATTGCTCATGGCGGTCGTCACGTTCTTCGCCAGCGAGTTCTTCAAGTGGGAAGAAATCAA GGTCAACAATCGATACATTCGGCGAGCTCGGCTAGACTTTGGCACCAAACTCGGCATGAACTCGCCATTTTGA